DNA from Pirellulales bacterium:
CCCACGCCACGTTACCGGCGACGTCGGTCAAACGGAAATCGCGTCCCGCGTAGCGGTAGGTTAACTGTTCATGATCGAGCCCCATCAATGCCAGCAGCGTCGCATGCAAGTCGTTGGTGTGCATGCGCCCTTCCACGGCGTGTAAGCCGAATTCGTCGGTGGCGCCGTAGGAGAAACCGCGTTTGACGCCGGCCCCGGTGAGCCACATTGGGTAACCGGTGATATTGTGATCGCGGCCATCGGGACCCTGGGCCGTCGGCATGCGCCCGAACTCGCTGCCGAACAGCACCAAGGTATCTTCCAGCAAGCCACGGCGCTGCAGATCCGTCAGCAATGCCGCCACGGGCTGGTCGGTCGCCGCACAATTCGCAATTAGGCCCTTGTGCAGGTTGTTGTGATGGTCCCAGCCGGGCTGGCACACTTCGACAAACCGCACGCCGGCCTCGCTCAGCCGACGCGCCATCAAGCACTGCCTCGCGAAGCTGCCCGCCGGCCCGGGCTTGACACCGTATTCGTTCAAGATGTATTGCGGCTCGCGCGAGAAATCCAAAAGCTCGGGCACGCGATCCTGCATCTTGAAGGCCAATTCATAAGATTGGATGACGCCGTCGAGTTCGTCGGGGGCGCCCGGCGTGTGTGCCAGATCCCGATTCATCGCTTGAATCAGGTCCAATTGCTTGCGCTGCAGCAATCTGGCCGTGGATGCCTTGAGATTAGGCATGTAGCCCTGGTCGTTGATCTTCGTTCCCTGGAAATGCGCCGGCAAAAAGGCGCTGCCGTAGTTCGCCGCGCCGCCGAAATTGGGGGGCGGATTAATCGTGATGTAGCCGGGCAAGTCCTGATTCTCGGTTCCCAAGCCGTACATCAGCCAAGCGCCGATCGAGGGGCGCGTCAGCGAGACGATCGCCGCGCCGGTGTGCAGTTGCATTACCGCCTCGGGATGAGCCGGCGTGTCCGTATGCAGCCCACGCAAAAAGCACAGGTCATCAACATGCTTGGCCAGGTGCGGATACAGCTCAGAAACCCAGGTTCCGGTTTGCCCGTGCTGGGCGAACTTGAACTTCGAGCCGGTGACGATGCCGCCGCCCGGACCGACGTTGCCGTCATCCTCCTGCACGCGCGGCTTGTATTCCCACGTATCCATTTGCGAAATCGATCCCTGCATGAACAGGAAGATGATCCGCTTGGCCTTGGCGGGGAAATGCGATTGCTTCGGAGCAAGCGGCCCCGGAGAGACGTTGGTCGCGGCGCGGGCTGCCGAACCACGACCTTCGTCCAGCATGCTGGCCAACGCCAAATAGCCCAGGCCGATGCTAGCGGTGCGCAAAGCCTGGCGACGATTCATTCCCGTGTGGCTGCCTGCGGACCAAAAGCAACGATCTACCATGACAAGCACCTGGTAATGGATAGATAAATGACGGAAAGCACACTGTAGCGCCGCGGCACGGGCGCGATTATTTCAAATATCGAAATTCCGCCGAGCCGAAAAGCGCCTGACAAAAACTGGCCCAAGCCGCGACATTCTCATCCGCCGCCTGAACGATGTCTTCGACGACCGGTTCGTCCGATTGATCGGCCTCGTCCGGATTGGCGGGCGCTGGTTTAGCCGGCGCGGCCGCAACGTCGGTCGTTGGTGCGGCGGTGACCGGCCGAGCCTGAGCTAAATGCTCTTTTGCCGCGACGGAGTAATCCGCGAGATAACGCTGCGTGCGGATGACTTCCTCGTGCGTTGCCGCGCGCCCCACCGCTAACCGATACGCCCAATCAACGCGCGCGGCGTCGTCGAGATCGTTACGGGCAAGAAGCCGCTCGGCCAGTGCCAGCGCCTGGCGTCGCACAAAAGGATCGTTGAGCATGTACAACGATTGCGGAGCTACCGTCGTAGTGTCGCGATGGCCGGTGACCATTCCTTGTTCCGCAAAATCGAAAACGCTTAGCGACGATGGGGCCAGGTCTCGCAACAGCGGCAAATACACGCTGCGATGCAGATCCTTTGCCACCGCGTCGGCCAGGTGTCTCGCCTCGGGACCGTTATTGCGCAGCTCGACCACTTTCAGCTCTTGCGCTGGAGAACCCTCTGTGGGCGTCGTATTCAGTTGGCCGCTAAGGGCCAGGATCGAATCGCGGATTTCTTCGGCCGCGAGGCGCCGCGGGACGTGCCGCCAGAGAAAGCGGCCCGTGGGATCCACGGCGGTATTCGCCGGCACGGTATCAGAGCTGAGCCGGTAGGTGCGCGAGAGCACCAGCTCGCGTACCAGCTTCTTCATGGACCATCCTTCACGGACAAATCGCGCCGCCAGATGATCCAACAATTCCGGATGTGTCGGCACATCGCCGGTGACACCGAAGTTGTCCACACTCTTGACCAGTCCCCGCCCGAACAGGTGCTGCCAAACACGATTCACGATCACGCGCGCGGTGAGCGGGTTTTGCGGACTCGTGAGCCACGCGGCCAATTCAAGCCGGCCACTTTGCGCGGGATTAATTGCCGGCGCCTCGGCAAAGCTGACGGCGCTCAAAAAGCCGCGCGGCACTTTCGGGCCAAGTTTCTCGGCCTCTCCGCGCACGCGAATCTCGGTGTCGCCCACTGTCTGAGCGTCGCGCACGCCCAGCGCTGCCGCTTGCCCGAGCGCGATGGGATCGGTCATGGCCATTACTTCGAGTTGCAATCGGCGCATCTTCTGACGCGCGATCGCCCGCTTTGGCCGACCATCAGGCCCCGGCTCATCTCCCTCCGGCTTGCCACGCAACGCCTCGAATTCAGTACGTGCCGCAGCGGCGGCCTGCTTCGCTTCCTCGATCTTCTTGGCTGCGCCAGGATCTGGAGTCGGTTCGGGCCCGACGTGCAGCAGCATCTGCGCGTCGTAGTAATCGAGTCCGCCGCCCCCCATCTTGTTGCGCAAGCCGGCGCAGAGATCCGTGCTATGAAAGATGCCCGCCAGGGCGTAATAGTCCGTCGTGGGAATGGGATCGAATTTGTGGTCATGGCACCGGGCGCAGCTGGCCGTTACGGCCAGGATCGATCGACTCATCGTGTCGATCTGCTCGTCGATGTTGTCCATGACGAAGCGGACCTTGTAGCGCTGGTTCACGTCCTTGACGCCGAGCGCCAAAAATCCAGTTGCGATCAGTTGCTCGTCGCGCTGTGCTTGCGAATCTGCGGGAAGCAGATCGCCCGCAATTTGCTCGCGCACAAACTGATCGTACGGCTTGTCTTTGTTGAAAGCAGCGATGACATAGTCACGATAGCGCCAGGCGTGGGGATAGGGAAGATTTCGCGATGAGCCTGTCGATTCGCCGTAACGTGCCACGTCGAGCCAATGCCGACCCCAGCGCTCGCCAAAGGCCGGCGAAGCCAGCAGGCGATCGATCAGCTCTTCGTAAGCCGTCGGCGAACCGTCCCAGAGAAATGCATCGACCTCCTGCGGCGTCGGCGGCAAACCGGTCAAATCATAGGTGACGCGCCGGATCAGTGTGCGCCGATCCGCCTCGGGTGCGGCGATGAGATGTTGTTCTTCGAGTTTGGCGTGGACGAAGGCATCGACCGGATCGCGAGACCAGGCGGGGTCCGCCACGACCGGTACCGCCGGATCGCGCACCGGCTGCCATGCCCAATGCGTCTTTCGCAATTGGTCGTACTCGGGATTCGGAGTGTTCGTCTCGACGTAAACGTACGTGCCCGGCCAAACCGCGCCGTCGTTGATCCATTTCTCCAAGTCGGCGATTTGTTCTTCGGAAAGCTGCTTTTTCGGCGGCATGCGCAGCTCGTCGTCGGTTTGGCGAACCGCGCGGATAAGCAAACTTTCCGCGGCATTGCCGGGGATGATCGCCGGCCCGCGACCGCCGCCCGCGAGCAGCCCATTGCGATCGTCGATCCGCAAACCGCCCTGCGAGTTGGTGCTGGCCGAGTGGCAGTTGTAGCAATTGTCGGCCAACAGCGGTCTGATCTTCTTCTCGAAAAACTCGCCGGCTGCCACCTCCTCCGGCGATGCTTCGGCGGCCGCGGCCGAGACAGGGAAGGGGCGCTGCACCATGAGCATCGCGAACAAGAGGCAAGCCTGGCGGATGGCCTGTACCGCAAGAGCAACCTGACGTCGTGCCAGCGGCGCACGGGGCCGCAACACCTGGCGCGTATGCGCAATCGCCTCTGGAGATGTCGAACGATGGATGCCGCGCATTTGCACGCGGCGCGAGAAGGACTGATCAAGAACCCAGGGCCCGCGAACCGTAACTGCACGAGGCATGGTGCTACTCACCTGATAGGGGAGCGCTCGCCTCCGGTCGATCCAGTCAGCTACGCACGAATTGTGAATACTGTACGATTGCCGTCATTCGATTGAATGTTCAGCAAGTCGATCGAATTGCGATTATTACGCTTATCGGCGTTCTGTCAATATCTGCTTTGAGAAATCGGGCGTGCGGATCATCGTGAGTGGCAATTTCTGCTGAAGAAGCCGACCGCATCTCAGCAAGCCACCGCTGCTTCGGGCTGGCGGGCGTGCGCCCCACTGGCGCTGCCCAATTCTCCGAGAATCTCGCCGCGCAGCACGTTCTCCAACGCCGTCAGTGCCCGAGCGATCGGTGCGCCGTCGAGCACTCGATGATCGTAGGTCAAGCGCACATCGATCGAACCGTCGGCTTCGAACGTTCCGTAGTTCAAGGTCGTCGTGAGCGGCGACAAGATGTGCAATCCGGCGGCACCTTGCGAGGCGGCGGCGCTCACGGCAAATGTTCCAAAGAAGTGTGCCCGGTAACCGCCATCGCTGTTCAGGCCCAGCCACCATCCCAATCGACGTAGAGGCGCCGGCAAACGACTCAGCAGCAAAGCTTGCTTGAAGGCCGGGATACTTTCGACGGGGGCCTGTTTGTGATGCCGGACCAGAGCATCCAGCTCTTCCAGACTAAGCAGTTCCGGCTGCCGAATCTTGGCAAAAAAGACCCCTTCCTCGCCTCGATACGCCCGCTCGAGACTGAAGCTTGCGACGTTGAACGGATGTTCGTACAGGTGCGGGCAAATGTAGGGCATGTAGGCGCGGCGCAGTTCGGGACGTTCCGCGGCCACGATCGCGAACGCCTTGACGAAAATCGCGCACCAGCTGATGCGATTCGTCCGCGATCGCCTCGCTGTGATCAACTCTGCCAACCGCATTCGCCGCTGCGACGGCACGCTCGGAACGCGCTTCGCGTAGCGCATCAAGTCGCAAACAAACCGTCGTTGCGGCGACAGACTAATCCAGCGGCCTTGGGGAGCATCGATTCCAGGAAGATTGATCAAGCGCATGCGATATCCTTTCTAGGACGAGCAGAATGCGCAAACCGCCAGCGAGCAAGGCGGATCGACACAGCTGTTCCAGCAAAAGACGGGCACGCCCCTAACAGCCGTTCCGCGAGGCGGAAACAAATCGAGTCGGGCAAACGCGTCGCGCAAGAGGTGCGCGCTGTGGACCGACTGATACCGCCTGCAGGCCGGCATGCGTGACCCGTAGGGTCTGCGCAGCGTGCCTCCGGAGGGTCCAGTCAGCGACGCAGCTAGTAGAGAAATAAATGGCGAAGCGGCTGGCGAGTTGCCGACAACATGACAAAGATAATCATCATAGTGATCTTGTCAAGCCTCTGCAGGACCATAAAATCGCAAACCATTACATACCAGATGGATAAATTCACCGCAACATTCTGCTTGACGCGGGGGAGCATAGATCATTAGGATGATCGGTTAACTGAACTTATCTCATTTCGCGGCCTCACTTTTCAGTCCGCCGCGATCGGCTCCAAACCTGCAGGACGCACCGTGCTCAGACGGTATTGCCTCGTCGTTGGACTCTGCCTGTTCGTGCTACCGCTGTTGCTAGCGGCGGGTTGCGGCGGCGCGGGCGCCGCAAATACCGATACGGGCGACGGTGCATCGGCGACTGGGGTGTTTACCCTGCGCATCGGTTGCCAGAAGTCGAGCCTGCTTCTAAATCTGCTCCGCGCTAACGGCCGATTGCAGGAACGACTTGGCCCGAGCGTAAAGATTGTCTTTAAAGAATTTCCCGCCGGCCCGCAGCTACTGGAGGCATTGAACGTTGGCGGGGTCGATTTCGGCCACGCCGGAGAAACACCACCAGTCTTCGCACAAGCGGCAGGCGTGCCCTTGGTCTATTCGGCCTGCGAGGAAGAAAGTCCTCGCTCCGAAGCGATCCTTGTACCGGCCGATTCGCCGATCGAACGGGTTGCGGACCTGAGAGGTAAGCGCGTCGCCCTGAATAAGGGCTCGAACGTTCACCACTTGCTGGCCAAGGCGCTCGAGGCCGCGGGTGTATCGTACGACGAAGTGCAACCGGTCTTCCTACCTCCAGCCGATGCCCGAGCCGCTTTCGAGAGTAAGAGCGTCGACGCTTGGGTGATTTGGGATCCGTACTATGCTGCGGTTGAGCGGGCGGGCTCATGCCGCGTACTGATCGACGGCACAGGCCTGGTCGGCAACCGCGGCTATTATCTCGCGACCGCCAGTCTCGCCAGCGAACACGCTGAAGTATTGCAAGCGATCGTCGAAGAACTGGCCTCGACTAGCCACTGGGTCGAAGAGAACCAACAAGCGAGCATCGAATTCCTTGCCGAAACGCTGGGAATGGAAGTCGCGACGATCGATCTAGCCGAGCGCCGCCGCCGGTATGGCGTGATGCCGGTCGATGCCAATATCGCGGCCGCCCAGCAAGAAGTAGCCGACATCATGGCGCGGATCGGCTTGATTCCGCGACCAATCAACGTATCCGAAGTGGTGTGGACTCCTTTACGAATGTGGGAGGGCTCGTCGCATGGAAATGTTCTGGTTCCTGCCGACACACGGTGATGGGCGCTACCTGGGGACGAGCATCGGCGGCCGCGCCGTCACGCTCCCTTACCTGCAGCAGATCGCCCGGGCTATCGACGATCTCGGTTTTCGCGGCGCTTTGCTGCCGACCGGCCGGTCGTGCGAAGATGCCTGGGTGATTTCGTCGTCGTTGATTTCCTCGACGAGCCGCATGAAATTCCTCGTCGCGCTGCGACCTGGCCTGGTTTCGCCCGGCGTCGCGACGAGGATGGCGGCCACATTCGATCGACTTTCGGGCGGGCGGGTACTGATCAATATCGTCACCGGCGGCGATCCGGCGGAAATGGCGGGCGATGGCATGCATCTCAGCCACGACGCACGCTATCGACTTACCGACGAATTCCTTACCGTCTGGCGCAATATGCTTTCAGGAGTTGAAGAAGACTTCACCGGCGAGTATCTGCAGGTGAAGGGAACCAAGCTCTTGTTCCCCGCGTTGCAAAAGCCCTATCCACCGCTCTATTTTGGCGGTTCCTCGGATGCGGCAATCGACATCGCGGCGAAGCATGTCGACGTCTACTTGACGTGGGGTGAGCCGCCGGCGGACGTGGCCGCGAAGATTGCCGTGGTGCGCGAGGCGGCTGAGCGACAAGGTCGAACGATACGGTTTGGAATTCGCTTGCACCTGATCGTGCGCGAAACGACTGAAGAGGCCTGGCGCGCCGCCGACGATCTCATCCGCTACGCCGATGACGAGGCGATCGCCGCCGCACAAAAGGCGCTCGCCCAGCACGATTCGATCGGACAACAGCGCATGCGCAGTCTGCATGGCGGCCGTCGTGACAAACTGGAAGTCAGCCCGAACTTGTGGGCCGGCGTAGGGCTGCTGCGCGGCGGCGCCGGCACGGCACTCGTTGGTGATCCTGCGATTGTTGCCGAGCGAATGCAAGAGTACGCCGATCTCGGCATTGACACGTTCATTTGCTCTGGGTACCCGCACCTGGAAGAAGCGTATCGCGTTGCCGAATTGCTTTTTCCGCAGTTGCCCCTGTCGATCACTTCCGGCGTTTTGGCGCCACAGGTTACAGAGGCGCGTGGCGAGATCATCGGCAACCTCCACCACGCACGCGGCCCCCATAAAACAGAACGGGCTGTCAGCTAGCCATGCAACATACGACGAGAAAACTTGCCGTGGCGCTCGTGCCCTGGCTTTTGCCGCTTCTGCTGCTTGCTGGCTGGCAGACGGGATGCCAGATCGGTTGGATCTCGGCACGCTATCTGCCTGCACCTTCAGCCGTCGTGCGGGCCGGCGCGCAGTTAACCGCCAACGGTCAGTTGCCAAAGCATTTAGGCATCAGCACGGCGCGGGCGCTGGCAGGATTCTTGATCGGCGGAACTTTGGGCATGGCATTTGGGCTGCTCACTGGTTTGTCACCGCTGGCCGACCGTTTTCTCGACACCTCGGTACAGATGGTTCGAACGATTCCGCATTTGGCCCTCATCCCACTCGTGATTCTGTGGTTTGGCATCGATGAACAAGCAAAATTGTTCCTGATTGCGCTGGGCGTATTCTTTCCGATGTATATCAACACCTACCATGGTGTCCGATCGATCGACGCCGGCCTCGTCGAAATGGCGCATATGTATGGCGTCCGCCGGGGCGTCTTTTTGTGCAAGATTGTAATCCCTGGTGCCTTGCCCTCTATCCTCGTTGGCTTGCGCTTGGGCCTGGGGACGATGTGGTTGACGCTGATAGTCGCCGAGACGATTTCCTCGCAGGCAGGCCTTGGCTACCTGGCGATGAATGCCCGCGAGTTTATGCAGACGGATATCGTTCTATTGTCGATCGTGATCTACGCGCTCTTGGGCAAACTCTCCGATAGCTTTGTACGGTGGCTTGATCAACGGGTTGTTCCGTGGCGCCCGTTGAATGGTGAGCCGATCGGACATGCGCCTAGTCTCGCGGCAGGTGCCACGTGAGCAAACAGACTTTCATGCCCGACGAGGCAGCGTCCATATTGCCGCTACGTGCCGAAGCGCTCGGCGACAACAGCCATGTAAATCAGGCTGCCGACGTTAGCCTGGTGAGTGTGGCAAAATCGTTCGGCCCACGCGCAGTCCTTCGTGATATCGATTTATTCATTGGCCGTCAGGAGTTCGTCGCGCTGGTCGGTCGCAGCGGATGCGGCAAGAGCACGTTGTTGCGATTGATCGCGGGATTGATTAGTCCTTCATCGGGTCGCGTGTATGTCGATGGAACTATCCTCAGCGGCGTGAATCCCCGCGCGAGGATGATGTTCCAAGACGCTCGCCTGCTCCCCTGGCTACGAGTTGCCGATAATGTTGCGCTGGCCACGGCTGACAAAAATCCGATCGGGGTCCAGCAGGCACTCGAATCCGTGCAATTGGCCGAACGCGCGCGGGACTGGCCCGCCACTCTTTCCGGCGGGCAGCGTCAGCGCGTGGCGCTGGCACGGGCCTTGATTGGCCGTCCGCCGCTGCTTTTGTTGGACGAACCACTCGGAGCGCTCGATGCTCTGACTCGCATCGAGATGCAGCAACTGATTTATTCACTATGGGAGCAGCATCCCTGCACGACGGTACTGGTAACGCACGATATCGAGGAAGCTGTGACGCTGGCCGACCGGGTTATCATTCTGGAACACGGAACGATCCGTGACGAGTTCCCAGTCGATTTGCCGCGACCGCGCGACCGCGCCAACGCGCGGTTCCAACAGCTCAGCACGCGAGTACTGGAGCGAGTCCTGCGACCGTCTTCGGTCGAGTCCTACTTGAATCCTCCTCACCTTCCCCGCGCGCTGCCGGCTAAGCCTGATCGTTGAGAAGGGCACCGCCGGCGTGTCGAAGATCTCCCGTTCGAGCAACTCGTCTCGCAGCTCCCGTTGAAGCTTTCGATGCAGCCGTTTTCCCAAGGGCTTCCCGCCTCGATATACAGCGTTCGCGCGCCCACTCGCATGAGCCATTTGCGAACCAGGTGCGCCGTGAACTCCGCGCCGTTGCCGCGCGAATGTAGTCGGAAGCGCCCCGACGAATAAATAGGTCGTCAGACTTCTTTCGGCGGCCCACACATCGATCCGACAGTCAGCAAAACACGAACGCCAACAGTAGAGCCAGCGAGCGCGCAGACCCCACGACTCTGATCGTGGGGCGTTGGGAATCGAACCCGCTGGACGATTCTTCTAGGCACGTTTGTGGCTTAAGTCATCCTGCGTTCCTAAGTTATGTCCGAATATTGCGAACGGTTTGACGGCAGCAGCCGACCTGAGTAGCAATTTCACGTACAGTATTTCCCCTCCGCAAGAGGTCAGTAATTATCTCTCGGTTCCGTTGGCCTCTCCTGGGCCGTTTCCCTCGATCCGCCGCTTCTAATACTGCTTCGGGTTGGAGGTACCCATCTTAAGGCCGCCCGCATGGCTTGGCATTGTCCCGAGAGAAGCACCGATTTGGTTCTTTCCCTGCGCGACCTGGTGATTGATTCGGCAATCTGCATGACTTCGTCGCGCAACCTGTCTATGGCTCTCAACCTGTTTCCATTCATCTCCGATCCAATCAAGACTTTATTGCTATCGTCCTAGTTCAGTACTGTGATTCGCAAACTCATTTTCTGTACCATGCATGGCACCTCGCCTTTCGGCGACCGCGTGCTCTCGCGCTTCGCTTCGCTGCGGTCCTTCCGGACTTCCGCTTCCGCCCGCATGGTGCGTTGGCCTTCGGCCTCCAGTGTTCACCTCGCGGTGACCGAAGACTGATTCT
Protein-coding regions in this window:
- a CDS encoding DUF1501 domain-containing protein; translated protein: MNRRQALRTASIGLGYLALASMLDEGRGSAARAATNVSPGPLAPKQSHFPAKAKRIIFLFMQGSISQMDTWEYKPRVQEDDGNVGPGGGIVTGSKFKFAQHGQTGTWVSELYPHLAKHVDDLCFLRGLHTDTPAHPEAVMQLHTGAAIVSLTRPSIGAWLMYGLGTENQDLPGYITINPPPNFGGAANYGSAFLPAHFQGTKINDQGYMPNLKASTARLLQRKQLDLIQAMNRDLAHTPGAPDELDGVIQSYELAFKMQDRVPELLDFSREPQYILNEYGVKPGPAGSFARQCLMARRLSEAGVRFVEVCQPGWDHHNNLHKGLIANCAATDQPVAALLTDLQRRGLLEDTLVLFGSEFGRMPTAQGPDGRDHNITGYPMWLTGAGVKRGFSYGATDEFGLHAVEGRMHTNDLHATLLALMGLDHEQLTYRYAGRDFRLTDVAGNVAWDIFA
- a CDS encoding PSD1 and planctomycete cytochrome C domain-containing protein — protein: MPRAVTVRGPWVLDQSFSRRVQMRGIHRSTSPEAIAHTRQVLRPRAPLARRQVALAVQAIRQACLLFAMLMVQRPFPVSAAAAEASPEEVAAGEFFEKKIRPLLADNCYNCHSASTNSQGGLRIDDRNGLLAGGGRGPAIIPGNAAESLLIRAVRQTDDELRMPPKKQLSEEQIADLEKWINDGAVWPGTYVYVETNTPNPEYDQLRKTHWAWQPVRDPAVPVVADPAWSRDPVDAFVHAKLEEQHLIAAPEADRRTLIRRVTYDLTGLPPTPQEVDAFLWDGSPTAYEELIDRLLASPAFGERWGRHWLDVARYGESTGSSRNLPYPHAWRYRDYVIAAFNKDKPYDQFVREQIAGDLLPADSQAQRDEQLIATGFLALGVKDVNQRYKVRFVMDNIDEQIDTMSRSILAVTASCARCHDHKFDPIPTTDYYALAGIFHSTDLCAGLRNKMGGGGLDYYDAQMLLHVGPEPTPDPGAAKKIEEAKQAAAAARTEFEALRGKPEGDEPGPDGRPKRAIARQKMRRLQLEVMAMTDPIALGQAAALGVRDAQTVGDTEIRVRGEAEKLGPKVPRGFLSAVSFAEAPAINPAQSGRLELAAWLTSPQNPLTARVIVNRVWQHLFGRGLVKSVDNFGVTGDVPTHPELLDHLAARFVREGWSMKKLVRELVLSRTYRLSSDTVPANTAVDPTGRFLWRHVPRRLAAEEIRDSILALSGQLNTTPTEGSPAQELKVVELRNNGPEARHLADAVAKDLHRSVYLPLLRDLAPSSLSVFDFAEQGMVTGHRDTTTVAPQSLYMLNDPFVRRQALALAERLLARNDLDDAARVDWAYRLAVGRAATHEEVIRTQRYLADYSVAAKEHLAQARPVTAAPTTDVAAAPAKPAPANPDEADQSDEPVVEDIVQAADENVAAWASFCQALFGSAEFRYLK
- a CDS encoding sulfonate ABC transporter substrate-binding protein: MLRRYCLVVGLCLFVLPLLLAAGCGGAGAANTDTGDGASATGVFTLRIGCQKSSLLLNLLRANGRLQERLGPSVKIVFKEFPAGPQLLEALNVGGVDFGHAGETPPVFAQAAGVPLVYSACEEESPRSEAILVPADSPIERVADLRGKRVALNKGSNVHHLLAKALEAAGVSYDEVQPVFLPPADARAAFESKSVDAWVIWDPYYAAVERAGSCRVLIDGTGLVGNRGYYLATASLASEHAEVLQAIVEELASTSHWVEENQQASIEFLAETLGMEVATIDLAERRRRYGVMPVDANIAAAQQEVADIMARIGLIPRPINVSEVVWTPLRMWEGSSHGNVLVPADTR
- the ssuD gene encoding FMNH2-dependent alkanesulfonate monooxygenase — its product is MEMFWFLPTHGDGRYLGTSIGGRAVTLPYLQQIARAIDDLGFRGALLPTGRSCEDAWVISSSLISSTSRMKFLVALRPGLVSPGVATRMAATFDRLSGGRVLINIVTGGDPAEMAGDGMHLSHDARYRLTDEFLTVWRNMLSGVEEDFTGEYLQVKGTKLLFPALQKPYPPLYFGGSSDAAIDIAAKHVDVYLTWGEPPADVAAKIAVVREAAERQGRTIRFGIRLHLIVRETTEEAWRAADDLIRYADDEAIAAAQKALAQHDSIGQQRMRSLHGGRRDKLEVSPNLWAGVGLLRGGAGTALVGDPAIVAERMQEYADLGIDTFICSGYPHLEEAYRVAELLFPQLPLSITSGVLAPQVTEARGEIIGNLHHARGPHKTERAVS
- a CDS encoding ABC transporter permease subunit; its protein translation is MQHTTRKLAVALVPWLLPLLLLAGWQTGCQIGWISARYLPAPSAVVRAGAQLTANGQLPKHLGISTARALAGFLIGGTLGMAFGLLTGLSPLADRFLDTSVQMVRTIPHLALIPLVILWFGIDEQAKLFLIALGVFFPMYINTYHGVRSIDAGLVEMAHMYGVRRGVFLCKIVIPGALPSILVGLRLGLGTMWLTLIVAETISSQAGLGYLAMNAREFMQTDIVLLSIVIYALLGKLSDSFVRWLDQRVVPWRPLNGEPIGHAPSLAAGAT
- a CDS encoding ATP-binding cassette domain-containing protein, translating into MSKQTFMPDEAASILPLRAEALGDNSHVNQAADVSLVSVAKSFGPRAVLRDIDLFIGRQEFVALVGRSGCGKSTLLRLIAGLISPSSGRVYVDGTILSGVNPRARMMFQDARLLPWLRVADNVALATADKNPIGVQQALESVQLAERARDWPATLSGGQRQRVALARALIGRPPLLLLDEPLGALDALTRIEMQQLIYSLWEQHPCTTVLVTHDIEEAVTLADRVIILEHGTIRDEFPVDLPRPRDRANARFQQLSTRVLERVLRPSSVESYLNPPHLPRALPAKPDR